One part of the Lycium ferocissimum isolate CSIRO_LF1 unplaced genomic scaffold, AGI_CSIRO_Lferr_CH_V1 ctg16510, whole genome shotgun sequence genome encodes these proteins:
- the LOC132042609 gene encoding FT-interacting protein 1-like, translating into MGNEQPPNPQDDYKAKETKPQLGERWPHGGFRGGGGWISSDRVTSTYDLVEQMHFLYVRVVKARDLPPNPVTGSCDPYVEVKLGNYKGKTKHFDKKVNPEWKQVFAFSKEKIQSSVIEVYVRDKEMVQKDDYLGKVVFDMNEVPTRVPPDSPLAPQWYRLADRRGESKVRGEVMLAVWMGTQADEAFSEAWHADAALVHGEGVHSVRSKVYVSPKLWYLRVNIIEAQDVESLDKTQPPQVFVKAQVGKQVLKTKLCQTRTTNPFWNEDLLFVAAEPFEEQLVLTVECKAGPSKDEIAGRLVLPLNTFEKRLDHRAVHSRWFNLERFGFGVLEGDRRHERKFSTRIHLRACLEGGYHVLDESTMYISDQRPTARQLWKQPVGILEVGILSAQGLVGMKPKDGRKTTDAYCVAKYGLKWVRTRTILDSLSPKWNEQYTWEVYDPCTVITLGVFDNGHLGGNDNSAPGKDSRIGKVRIRLSTLETDRIYTMSYPLLVLQPSGVKKMGDLQLAFRFTCLSLANIIYLYGHPLLPKMHYLHPFTVNQVDSLRYQAMNIVAVRLGRAEPPLHKEVVEYMLDVDSHMWSMRRSKANFFRIVSLFSGVISMSKWLGEVCKWKNPITTILVHLLFCILICYPELILPTMFLYMFLIGLWNYRSRPRQPPHMDTKLSWAEAVNQDELDEEFDTFPTSKPENTVKMRYDRLRSVAGRIQTVIGDMATQGERFQALLSWRDPRATSLFIIFCLIAAVILYVTPFKIIAIVAVLVYLRHPRFRSKMPSPPSNFFRRLPARADSML; encoded by the coding sequence ATGGGCAATGAACAGCCTCCCAACCCCCAAGATGATTATAAAGCCAAAGAAACGAAACCCCAACTCGGGGAACGGTGGCCACATGGAGGATTTCGAGGTGGAGGTGGATGGATTAGCAGTGACCGAGTCACAAGCACTTATGATCTTGTTGAACAGATGCATTTTCTTTATGTTCGAGTTGTGAAAGCAAGAGACTTACCTCCAAACCCGGTAACAGGGAGTTGCGATCCTTATGTGGAGGTGAAACTTGGAAACTATAAAGGCAAAACAAAGCACTTTGATAAGAAGGTAAACCCTGAATGGAAGCAAGTCTTTGCTTTTTCAAAAGAGAAGATTCAGTCTTCAGTTATCGAAGTTTATGTAAGAGACAAAGAGATGGTGCAGAAAGATGATTATCTAGGGAAAGTAGTGTTTGACATGAATGAAGTGCCTACAAGGGTTCCACCTGACAGCCCTTTGGCACCTCAGTGGTATAGATTAGCGGATCGGCGTGGGGAGAGCAAAGTCAGGGGAGAGGTGATGCTTGCTGTGTGGATGGGAACCCAAGCAGATGAAGCTTTCTCAGAAGCATGGCATGCAGATGCTGCTTTAGTTCATGGAGAAGGTGTTCATAGTGTCAGATCAAAGGTATATGTTTCACCTAAACTCTGGTACCTGAGAGTCAACATCATTGAAGCGCAAGATGTAGAATCCCTGGACAAAACCCAACCCCCACAGGTATTTGTGAAGGCTCAAGTTGGGAAGCAGGTACTAAAGACCAAATTATGCCAAACACGAACAACTAATCCTTTCTGGAATGAAGACCTGTTATTTGTGGCAGCAGAGCCTTTTGAAGAGCAATTGGTGCTTACCGTTGAATGTAAGGCCGGACCTTCCAAAGATGAGATCGCGGGGAGGTTAGTCTTGCCACTTAACACCTTTGAGAAGCGATTGGATCACCGGGCAGTTCATTCTCGCTGGTTTAATCTTGAAAGATTCGGGTTTGGAGTTTTAGAGGGAGATAGGAGACATGAACGCAAGTTTTCAACACGAATCCATCTCAGAGCATGTCTTGAAGGTGGATACCATGTACTAGATGAATCAACAATGTACATCAGCGACCAGAGGCCAACAGCTAGGCAGTTGTGGAAGCAACCAGTGGGAATCCTGGAAGTAGGCATCTTGAGTGCACAGGGGCTTGTGGGTATGAAACCTAAGGATGGTAGAAAGACCACAGATGCTTATTGTGTGGCTAAATATGGATTGAAGTGGGTAAGAACCAGAACTATACTTGATAGCTTGAGTCCCAAATGGAACGAACAATACACGTGGGAGGTCTATGACCCCTGTACGGTGATCACATTGGGTGTCTTTGATAATGGCCACCTAGGAGGGAATGACAACTCTGCTCCTGGAAAGGACTCCAGGATTGGTAAGGTAAGGATCAGATTATCAACACTGGAAACTGATCGAATTTATACAATGTCTTACCCACTTCTTGTTCTACAACCATCTGGAGTGAAGAAGATGGGTGACCTCCAACTGGCTTTTAGATTTACTTGTTTGTCTCTTGCAAACATTATATATCTATACGGCCATCCCTTGCTCCCAAAGATGCATTATCTACACCCTTTCACAGTAAACCAAGTGGACAGTTTGAGATATCAGGCCATGAATATTGTAGCTGTGAGGCTTGGACGAGCTGAGCCACCACTGCATAAAGAGGTTGTAGAGTACATGCTGGATGTCGACTCCCACATGTGGAGCATGAGAAGAAGTAAAGCTAACTTCTTTAGAATTGTTTCTCTTTTCTCAGGTGTAATTTCCATGAGCAAATGGCTTGGAGAAGTTTGCAAGTGGAAGAACCCGATTACCACTATTCttgttcatcttcttttttGCATATTGATCTGCTACCCAGAGTTAATACTACCAACCATGTTCCTATATATGTTTCTCATTGGACTATGGAACTACCGTTCCAGACCGAGGCAGCCTCCACATATGGACACAAAACTATCTTGGGCTGAAGCAGTTAACCAAGATGAACTAGACGAAGAGTTTGACACTTTCCCTACATCCAAGCCTGAGAATACAGTTAAAATGAGGTACGATAGACTTCGCAGTGTGGCTGGTAGAATCCAAACGGTTATCGGGGACATGGCAACTCAAGGAGAGAGATTCCAGGCTCTGCTTAGTTGGAGAGATCCGAGGGCAACCAGCCTCTTCATAATCTTCTGTCTTATTGCAGCAGTGATACTGTATGTGACACCTTTCAAAATCATAGCTATAGTAGCAGTTCTGGTTTACCTAAGGCACCCAAGATTCAGGAGCAAAATGCCTTCACCACCAAGCAATTTCTTCCGGAGATTACCAGCTCGAGCTGATAGCATGCTCTGA